In the Pseudomonadota bacterium genome, AAATAAATCTAAACAAACGCCTTTTAATTTTACCGATGATCAAATTGAAAGTGTACTGAGAATCGACAATAGAGGGGTCATCAATGAAATATATAAAATTGTTTTTGAACTGCTAAACGAAGAAAACAAAAGGCAAAAGTTAATTGATACCAAAGGGGCATCCTCCACCGCGTTAACTGGATTATCTGCAAGCTTAGTTTTTTCCTTAGGCGGTCTCCTTATAGATAAAATAACAAATGCGCCACTTCCTTTTGTAGGATGCCCGATCCCATGGCTCGTATGTTTTTATTTCACAACGTCAATTACTCTTCTATTTTCTATGTTCTTCGCATACCTTGCGATTAGAGCAAGGTCGGACTGGGTATGGTTTAGCGAACGAGATATCTTCAATCAAGAGGTTATAAAGGAAGAAGATCCAAATTATTATAAAAGGTATATAATTGCACACATGTGGCAGTTGTACAAAAACAATTTTAGGATAAACGAAACGAAAGGTAAGCGTCTCAAATGGTCCCAACGGCTGTTTATTATCGGATTGGGTCAGTTAATACCTATAATCGCAATCCTTAGTCTATACACTTTAAATAAAGGAGGGGTATATTAAATGACAAAAAAACAAGGGGAATCAGCGCCAAAGCCAGCGCCAAAGCCAGCACCAAAGCCTTCCGGGGGTGACCGGGTAACAAAGATAGAGAAGTAATCGTTACTTTAGCAAAGAATTTGGACAGGAAAGGGCAGACTTAAGGATCTGTATTAATAGAAGGGGGTATGCAATGGCGAAACCAGCACCAAAACCGGGGACTGGGACCGGAAGGACTTCTTTCTTGAAATCTGGAAAAGTTTCTGTTGTTAAACATGTAAGGGATGCGCGGACTGGTCAATACGTCAAAAAAGAAGAAGCAACAAAACGGCCCGCAACAACAGTAACGGAAACTGACAAAAAGAAAAAGAAGTAGTTTGGAAAAGGGCTCTGTCAGAAAAGGTGGAGCCCTTTTCGAGTTTTTGTCTGGAATACACAATCAGGAATCACATTTGGAAAGTCTGCAATGATTATGCTTTCTTTCATCCCAAAACATACAATTCCAATAAGGGAGAATAATGAACGACTTTAAGTGTAGCAAATAGCAAATTTTAAAAACTATTTGAATTTACCAAATCATTGATTGAACAATCTTTACAATATTGCTAATATCCATAAAACTATGTAATAACTTGTTAGCTTAAATACCAACTGAGGTGGTCAAGTTCTTTCATACAATACCCAACAGGTTTTAAGTGGTTCGCCGCTCCGATTCATGCCGCATCCTTAGCCTTTGGCAGCATACTCCAGTAAACCTCATCCGGGGTCCTCTCATCAAGGCCCTGATGGGGCCGCCGTATGTTATATCGATCAAAAAACTTATTAAGCTCCTTTCTTGCATGGGTGATTGATTCATACGCCTTCAGGTACACCTCTTCATATTTGACCGTTTTCCAGAGTCTCTCGATAAATATATTGTCCCTCCGGCGACCTTGTCCGTCCATGCTGATCCTGATGTTGAGCCTGTAGAAAAAGTCCCCAAGTAATTTCTTGGGTGGGATGTAAAAATGGATGACCTCACAGAATGCGCTACAATTGACGATTTCATACTTAGGAGGGACAAATGACACACAAAAAACTAGTTTTTAATCGTTTCGGGGCGCTGTTAGGGGTTTTTCTACAGGCTCGTTGTTGCCGATGAGAACGTTCGTAAACTCCAGGGAGGTAAACTGGCTCCCCTGGTCGGTATTAAATATATCAGGTTTTCCATATTTCATTAATGCCTCTTCCAGTGCCTCTATGCAGAATGAGGTATCCAATGGGACGTCTATGGGGACGTTCCTTAAAAAATAAAAAACAGCTTGACGTTCTTCTTGAACGCGTTAGGGACAAGGACATTCTTAAAAAAGTAAATAACTTTTGGATACAATAGCCCACTCTTTCTCTCGGCAATCCTTATTTTTAGGAAACCGCGAAGCCCACGCTTTGTAAGTGTATTTGCCAATTTTCAATAATAGACCATTTTGAAAAAATTATTGGAGTAAAATCTGTTTTTTTGCTTTCTGCACTTTTCAGATTCCAATGCTTAGCTTATATTCAATAATTTATCTGGCAATAATCTGAGATGTTACAAATAACTTCAAAAACTGATTAAGACCGAAAAGGGTACAGAGAATAAATGTGGTGTTTTTATCGTCAGACATGTTCCCCCTGGTCGTAGTATGCGAGCGCAAGATCCGGTTTCAGGCGGAGGGCCTCACTAACATCTTCAGACGCCCGCTGGCGCTGCCCGAGGTTCTCGTACACTATCCCCCGGTTGTAGTATGCATCCGCATGATCAGGTTCGAGGCGGAGGGCCGCGCTAAAATCTTCAATTGCCCGTTGGTACTGTTTGAGCTCCGCGTGTGCTATTCCCCTGTTATAGTATGCGAGCACAAAATCAGGGTTTACGCGGAGAACCTCGCTAAGATCTTCAATTGCCTGCTGGTACTGACCGAGCTCCACATGCACTGCCCCCCGGTTTAAGTATGCATTGGCATGATCCGGGTTGATACGGATAGCCTTACTGTAATCCTCAATTGCCTGCTGGCGCTGACCGAGCATGCCGTACACAATCCCTCTGCTCCAGTATGCATCGGCATCATCAGGTTTGAGGGCGATGACCTTGCTAAAATCTTCAATTGCCTTTTGGCACTGACCGAACTTCCCGTATGATCTCGCCCGGTTGAAGTATGTATCGGCATAATTCGGCGTAATACGGATAGCCTTACTGTAATCCTCGATTGCCCGCAGGTACTGCCCGAGGCTATCATATATTGTCCCCCGGTTCACGTATGCATCCGCGAAATCAGATTTGATGCGGATAGCCTTATTCAGATATTCAATAGCCTTTTTCGGGTCTGTCCATTTCCCGTTCTGCCAAAGAGACGCAGCTTTATAAAACCAGTACGTAGCTGTGGCCTTCTGATTGGTAATTGTCTTCATTCGAGACAAACCTCCTTCATGTCCTTTATGGTATTGAAAAAGATTTCAGATTCCGGCGGCATTCTTCATTTTCATGGTATTTCAGCAGATTGTCAAGATATTTTAGCCATGAGCTGTTAACTTTTAGCGTTCAACTATTCTCCAGTACTACTATGTGTCAGTTTCTTTAAACCCGGATTTATCATTAGAATCATATGGGTGTCGGACCATCCCTCTCAAACACGCTCATTCCGCTCCAGCGGCTTCAATCGCTCGCGTTTGGCTTCGGAACTTTTGCATACGCAAAAGACCAAGCTTCCTCGCCTCTCGACGGTTTGCTCCGGGATACTCCGACACCTTCCTAACGACATATTTGGGTTAAATTTTATAAAGATTTATTATGTATCCTCTTGAATTTATTTGTTATTGATCCGGTTTTTTCCGTATAAATGTTTTGTTTTGGTTGCGGCCCTGGCTGCGCTGTGAACCGTGAACAGATTTTGATTGCCGTGAACTGTGAACTGTGAACAAAATATGGTATATATTCTCAAAGTATTGAACATGGAGGACATGTTATGGATTTGATGCAGACAATTATGGGAAGAAGAAGCATCAGGGCATTTAAACCTGACCCTGTTTCGAGAGAAAAAGTGGAAGAAATACTGAATATTGCAATACAGGCCCCTTCGGCCATCAATCTTCAGCCCTGGGAGTTTACCGTTGTAATGGGTGAGGAGAAGGAGCGGCTAAGCAGAAAACTGGTGAAGCTCTACAGGGAAAAACAGATCTCCTGCAGTCCGGGTAATGTAAAACCCCTTGCCGACAGCTTTACCCGAAGGGGAATTGCATCCTTTGAACTTATGAATCCTTTCCTTGAGCAGATGGGGACAGATTTTAACAGATTTGTCAACGAGGGGAGTTGTAATTTTTATGGCGCCCCCACTGCAATCATCATCTGTCTCGACAATGCCTTTTCCAGTGCCCGCCTTGTGGATATCGGGATTGTGCTTGGCTATATTACACTTACCGCATATAATCTTGGTCTGGGCACATGTCCTATCGGGCTTATCAATGCTTATGCTGACGATATGAA is a window encoding:
- a CDS encoding tetratricopeptide repeat protein; amino-acid sequence: MKTITNQKATATYWFYKAASLWQNGKWTDPKKAIEYLNKAIRIKSDFADAYVNRGTIYDSLGQYLRAIEDYSKAIRITPNYADTYFNRARSYGKFGQCQKAIEDFSKVIALKPDDADAYWSRGIVYGMLGQRQQAIEDYSKAIRINPDHANAYLNRGAVHVELGQYQQAIEDLSEVLRVNPDFVLAYYNRGIAHAELKQYQRAIEDFSAALRLEPDHADAYYNRGIVYENLGQRQRASEDVSEALRLKPDLALAYYDQGEHV
- a CDS encoding nitroreductase, whose protein sequence is MDLMQTIMGRRSIRAFKPDPVSREKVEEILNIAIQAPSAINLQPWEFTVVMGEEKERLSRKLVKLYREKQISCSPGNVKPLADSFTRRGIASFELMNPFLEQMGTDFNRFVNEGSCNFYGAPTAIIICLDNAFSSARLVDIGIVLGYITLTAYNLGLGTCPIGLINAYADDMKELLNIPDNKDVVIGIALGHPDWNSPVNKFKTPRESLDNFVRWIE